The genomic stretch CGGCTAGCACAACATCGATTACTTGCATTGCGACACCCAGTACGAATTGCACGGTACTCCAGTCGTTTTGGGCAGCTATAAAATCGAATTTCGTTATCGAAGTTCGATTATTATGGATTAATCTGTGGAAAATCAGGTAGGCCAACGCATGACTAATACCTCCACCGATGACCGCAGCCCATGGTCGGTTTTTCTTATTTTTCTACGACTTGGATTGACCTCCTTCGGCGGCCCCATCGTGCACTTAGGCTATTTCCGTGACGAGTTCGTCACACGACGGCGCTGGTTGTCTGAACGCAGCTATGCTGATTTAGTGGCGCTGTGCCAATTTCTTCCAGGCCCAGCAAGCAGCCAGGTCGGCATAGCGTTGGGGCTATCACGGGCTGGATATAGCGGGGCGCTGGCTGCTTGGACAGGCTTTACGCTGCCTTCGGCCGTAGCTTTAATCCTGTTCGCGCTGGGCATTTCCAACTATGGGGATTCCGTTTCGCCGGGCGCGTTGCATGGCCTAAAAGTGGTGGCCGTTGCCGTAGTCGCCCAAGCGGTATGGGGCATGGCGCGCAACCTGTGTACGGATGGGCTGAGAGTCACAATAATGGCGATTGCCGCCTGTGCTGTCCTGCTCGTACCGTCCGCGTGGGGGCAGGTTGGTGTGATTGCTGCCGCAGGCATCATAGGCCGACTATTGTTCAAGCCAGCACATACTGTTGAGCACGACCCACTACCTATCACGGTCAGTCACCGGGCCGGCGCACTTTGGCTATCGTTATTTTTTGCCCTGCTGATTGGCCTACCGATCTTGGCAAAATTGCTGCCAAGTCCAACGATGGTGGTAGTGGACGCCTTCTATCGTGTGGGGTCACTAGTGTTCGGTGGTGGCCACGTTGTGTTGCCGCTGCTGCAAGCCGAAGTGGTGTCCTCCGGCTGGGTCAGTAATGAATCCTTCCTCGCGGGGTACGGGGCGGCTCAAGCGGTGCCCGGCCCATTGTTCACATTCGCCGCGTTCCTTGGTGCTTCGATGAGCACCGCTCCCTCTGGCTGGGTCGGCGGTATTGTGTGCCTACTGGCTATCTTCGCACCCTCTTTTCTGCTGGTTGTGGGAGCCATGCCATTTTGGGAGCGCCTGCGTCGCAATACAGGCATGCAAGCCGCGCTGGCTGGGGTCAATGCGGCGGTGGTTGGCCTGCTGCTGGCCGCGTTCTATCACCCTGTATGGACTAGCGCCATATTTCAGCCGCAAGACTTTGTCTTGGCCCTGGTCGCCCTTGTCGCACTGATGTTCTGGAAGCTCCCGCCGTGGCTAGTTGTCGTCGGCAGCGGTGCAGCGGGTTGGCTGTTGAGTATCGCGCTGTGAGGCACGAAAAATGACAGATAAAGACCTGTACGGCGGGTTGATCCGCCTGCACATACTTCACCATGCAGCCGAGAAGCCCGTCTTCGGACTGGGAATCATCGAAGAACTGCAACGACACGGCTACGAGCTGAGCGCCGGGACGGTATACCCAATGCTGCACGGGCTGGAAAAGAAGGGCTATTTGACCTCACGCCACGAACGCACCGGGCGACG from Pseudomonas fluorescens encodes the following:
- the chrA gene encoding chromate efflux transporter, producing the protein MTNTSTDDRSPWSVFLIFLRLGLTSFGGPIVHLGYFRDEFVTRRRWLSERSYADLVALCQFLPGPASSQVGIALGLSRAGYSGALAAWTGFTLPSAVALILFALGISNYGDSVSPGALHGLKVVAVAVVAQAVWGMARNLCTDGLRVTIMAIAACAVLLVPSAWGQVGVIAAAGIIGRLLFKPAHTVEHDPLPITVSHRAGALWLSLFFALLIGLPILAKLLPSPTMVVVDAFYRVGSLVFGGGHVVLPLLQAEVVSSGWVSNESFLAGYGAAQAVPGPLFTFAAFLGASMSTAPSGWVGGIVCLLAIFAPSFLLVVGAMPFWERLRRNTGMQAALAGVNAAVVGLLLAAFYHPVWTSAIFQPQDFVLALVALVALMFWKLPPWLVVVGSGAAGWLLSIAL
- a CDS encoding PadR family transcriptional regulator: MTDKDLYGGLIRLHILHHAAEKPVFGLGIIEELQRHGYELSAGTVYPMLHGLEKKGYLTSRHERTGRRERRVYEITEQGQVALVEARAKVKELFGELIEGC